The following coding sequences are from one Musa acuminata AAA Group cultivar baxijiao chromosome BXJ2-4, Cavendish_Baxijiao_AAA, whole genome shotgun sequence window:
- the LOC135609427 gene encoding uncharacterized protein LOC135609427 isoform X1, whose amino-acid sequence MEGISAEDLPTIGGIATVSLLHSFIPTHWLPFSVVGRAQKWTLPRTLLVTIFGAVLHVISTSLLGITAITMANTIAGEETVHKLASLLLIVLGGGYILLFLFGKGGHGHSHNHSMEKMAVAGLVLVPALSPCATTLPVFLAVGNSSSMMVLAIIVLLFSTITVMTSLVALSFYGASQLKFNWVERNDKLLVGSVLVLVGILTLIFHDHDGNQHSTGEHLHRKLIV is encoded by the exons ATGGAGGGTATCAGTGCGGAGGATCTCCCCACCATTGGAGGCATCGCCACCGTCTCCCTTCTCCACTCCTTCATCCCCACCCACTGGCTCCCCTTCTCCGTCGTCGGCCGCGCCCAGAAATGGACCCTCCCCCGCACTCTTCTTGTCA CCATATTTGGAGCAGTCCTGCATGTGATATCTACTTCACTGCTTGGCATTACTGCAATCACCATGGCTAATACAATTGCTGGTGAAGAAACAGTTCACAAGCTTGCTTCGCTGCTGCTCATAGTTCTTGGAGGAGGTtacattcttctttttttattcggAAAGGGAGGCCACGGTCACTCTCACAACCATTCAATGGAGAAAATGGCTGTTGCTGGCCTTGTTCTTGTACCCGCATTATCTCCTTGTGCAACAACACTTCCTGTGTTCCTTGCTGTTGGTAACTCATCGTCTATGATGGTTCTAGCTATTATTGTGCTTCTGTTTAG CACCATCACTGTCATGACGTCTCTAGTGGCCCTCTCATTTTACGGCGCCAGCCAGCTCAAGTTTAACTGGGTTGAACGTAATGACAAGCTTCTCGTTGGCTCAGTGCTTGTCCTGGTTGGAATACTTACACTGATCTTTCACGATCATGATGGCAATCAACATTCAACAGGGGAGCACCTTCACAGGAAGCTTATCGTGTAA
- the LOC135608887 gene encoding pathogenesis-related protein PRMS-like, producing the protein MACLVSVVVLQLLTIHYIIVTGAQNSTTDTASPDGVGSATVISQFLASHNEARQQVGVPPLRWDAKLASFARAYANQRRGDCQLVHSPGYAYGENIFWGQGRGWAIPDAVAKWVEEKQWYRYDTNTCAGPDCTHYTQMVWRTTELLGCAKIVCSSGDTFIVCEYYPPGNYVGARPYIKPPKA; encoded by the coding sequence ATGGCCTGTTTAGTTTCCGTCGTCGTATTACAGCTTCTAACGATCCACTACATCATCGTCACCGGCGCTCAGAATTCGACCACCGACACGGCGAGCCCGGACGGCGTCGGCTCGGCGACGGTCATCTCCCAGTTCCTGGCGTCCCACAACGAGGCGAGGCAGCAGGTCGGGGTGCCGCCACTGAGGTGGGACGCGAAGCTGGCGAGCTTCGCCAGGGCGTACGCCAACCAGCGGCGGGGCGACTGCCAGCTGGTGCACTCGCCGGGGTACGCCTACGGGGAGAACATCTTCTGGGGGCAGGGGAGGGGGTGGGCTATCCCGGACGCCGTGGCCAAGTGGGTGGAGgagaagcagtggtaccgctacgaCACCAACACCTGCGCCGGCCCGGACTGCACCCACTACACGCAGATGGTGTGGCGCACGACGGAGCTGCTGGGCTGCGCCAAGATCGTCTGCAGCAGCGGCGACACCTTCATCGTCTGCGAGTACTACCCGCCGGGAAACTATGTCGGAGCCCGTCCGTACATTAAGCCGCCGAAGGCCTGA
- the LOC135609427 gene encoding uncharacterized protein LOC135609427 isoform X2, which yields MDPPPHSSSIFGAVLHVISTSLLGITAITMANTIAGEETVHKLASLLLIVLGGGYILLFLFGKGGHGHSHNHSMEKMAVAGLVLVPALSPCATTLPVFLAVGNSSSMMVLAIIVLLFSTITVMTSLVALSFYGASQLKFNWVERNDKLLVGSVLVLVGILTLIFHDHDGNQHSTGEHLHRKLIV from the exons ATGGACCCTCCCCCGCACTCTTCTT CCATATTTGGAGCAGTCCTGCATGTGATATCTACTTCACTGCTTGGCATTACTGCAATCACCATGGCTAATACAATTGCTGGTGAAGAAACAGTTCACAAGCTTGCTTCGCTGCTGCTCATAGTTCTTGGAGGAGGTtacattcttctttttttattcggAAAGGGAGGCCACGGTCACTCTCACAACCATTCAATGGAGAAAATGGCTGTTGCTGGCCTTGTTCTTGTACCCGCATTATCTCCTTGTGCAACAACACTTCCTGTGTTCCTTGCTGTTGGTAACTCATCGTCTATGATGGTTCTAGCTATTATTGTGCTTCTGTTTAG CACCATCACTGTCATGACGTCTCTAGTGGCCCTCTCATTTTACGGCGCCAGCCAGCTCAAGTTTAACTGGGTTGAACGTAATGACAAGCTTCTCGTTGGCTCAGTGCTTGTCCTGGTTGGAATACTTACACTGATCTTTCACGATCATGATGGCAATCAACATTCAACAGGGGAGCACCTTCACAGGAAGCTTATCGTGTAA